The genomic DNA CACCGCTGGGCGGGGCAGCCGCACCCGGTCGGCGAAACCGACCTGCGGCCCGGACAACGGGATACGGATCACCAGTCGGGAATCCAGTCGCGGGTCGCCCAGCCACAACCGCAGACGCAGTTCGTCGACGCGGTCGAGGACGTCGGGGGCGACGTCGAACACCCACGCACCGTGGTAGTCGATGGCCGGTTGCATGGTGCCGCCGGCGGTCGCCGTCGGCGGTAGCCGGTCTGTCGGGGTGTAGGTGTCCGGGCCCACCTCCAGTTCGGTGCGCAGCAACCCGGGTTCGGTGACGGCGGCGACCGTGGCGGTCACCACCACCCACACCCCGGCGGCATCGAGCTGAGGCGGGCGTCCCGAGGGCGGCTGCACCACCGGCGCGATCTGGGTGCCCACGACGGTGGCGGTGATGTTCCTGCCGGTGGCCGGCACACCCGCGTCGGCGGTGACGTCGAACGGGGCATAGATCTGACTGTTGCGCGGCAGGTTGTGCCAGAGGAACGCCGCGGCCGCGATCACCACTGCGACGGCCAGGAGGTGAGCGGTGCTGCGCCAGTTCATGGACGGACCTTCACCGGCACACTGATCTGGCCGTAGTCGGTGGCGTCGTCGATCCAGGCCTGGCCCCAGCTGACCATGAGCTCGGTGAACTTCTTCTTCCAGACCCGTAGCGTCACCTCCTCACCGTCGGCGATGCTGCCCGCCGGCACCTCCCAGAAGAACGCCGACTGCTGGGCCAGGCCCGGCCCCAGGTTCGCGTTGTAGGTGCTGTCGGCCATCCGGTAGACGCCTGAGAACCTCTGCTGGGGGAAGCCGGTCAGATCGATGGCGCGCAACAGGTTGCCGGGAGTGTCGCCGTCATTGCGAATCTGGACCACCACACCCAGGTATTGGGTGTCCAGATTGTCCGACAGCACGCCCCCGATCCGCTCCACCACCGATGCCCGCTCGACGGTCAGGGTGTACTGGCCGTCATTGAACTCCTCGCCGGGTTCGAAGACCGTGACCGCGGTGTTGACGTTGTCCAGCCCACCGAATGCGGCCGTTGCGGCCAGTACAAGCACCACCGCCAGCCGCCACATCTGCGCGAAGCCCAGCCCGGCAAACCACCGGCGCACCCGGCCCGTCAGACTCGCGGTGACCCCAGCCCCCATGCCGCGAACTCTACTGGCCGGGTCAGCGGCGCAGGCGCAGTCGCAAGGAGTCCACCGTGTCGCGCACAGTGCCGAGTTGGGCGGCCACCTGGACCGGCGCGGTGCCGCCGCGGGCGTCGCGGGCGGACACCGAGCCGTCGACCGTCAGCACGTCGCGCACCTCGGGGGTCAGCGCTGGGCTGATGCCGGCCAGTTCGTCGTCGGTGAGTTCGTCGAGGCCGACGCCGCGGCCTTCGGCGGTCTTGACGGCAGCACCGGCCGCCTCGTGTGCTACCCGGAACGGAACACCTTGGCGCACCAGCCATTCAGCGATGTCGGTGGCCAAGGTGTAGCCGGCCGGCGCCAACTCGGCCATCCGCTGCTCGTCGAAGGTCAGCGTGCCCACCAGGCCCGCCATCGCCGGCAGGAGCAGCTCCAGCTGCGCCACGGAGTCGAACACCGGCTCCTTGTCCTCTTGCAGGTCCCGGTTGTAGGCCAGCGGCTGGGCCTTCAAGGTGGCCAGCAGCCCGGCCAGGTTGCCGATCAGCCGGCCGGACTTACCGCGCGCCAGCTCGGCGATGTCAGGGTTCTTCTTCTGCGGCATGATCGAACTGCCGGTCGACCAGGAGTCGTGCAGCGTGACGTAGCCGAATTCCGTTGAGCTCCACAGGATGATGTCTTCGGCCAGGCGCGACAGATCGACGGCGATCATGGCCAGGATGAAGGCCGCCTCAGCGGCGAAATCCCGTGCGGCGGTGGCGTCGATCGAATTGTCGGCCGCGCGGGCGAAGCCCAGGTCGGCGGCGATGGCATCGGGATCCAGGCCCAGCGACGAACCCGCCAGCGCCCCGGATCCATAGGGCGACACCGCGGTGCGGACGTCGAAGTCTACGATGCGGTCGACGTCGCGCAGCAACGGGTGGGCGTGCGCCAGCAGATGGTGGGCCAGCAGCACCGGTTGGGCGCTCTGCAGGTGAGTCTTGCCCGGCATGATGGCGGTGGGATGCGCCGCAGCCTGGACCGCGAGCGCACCCACCACCGCCAGTGCCCCGTCGGCCACCCGGCGCAGCGCGTCGCGCAGCCACATGCGAAACAGCGTGGCCACCTGGTCATTGCGGGAGCGCCCCGCCCGCAGCCGCCCACCGAGGTCGGGGCCCACCCGGTCGATCAGGCCGCGCTCCAGGGCACCGTGCACGTCCTCGTCGGTGGCGATGGGGCCGAAGCTGCCGTCGGCCACGTCCTCGCCGAGGGAGTCCAGGCCCGCGAGCAGGCCGTCACGTTGTTCTTCGGTGAGCAGTCCGGCATTGAACAGCACGCGGGCATGCGCTTTGGATGCGGTGACGTCGTAGGGCGCCAGCACCCAGTCGAAGTGGGTGGACTTGCTCAGCGCCGCCAGCGCGGCCGACGGCCCGTCGGCGAACCGGCCGCCCCACAGCGCGCCTTCGTTGGTGCTCATATCGCTCCCTCGTCAAGCGCGAGCGTGCGTGTTCGTCCGCGAAACACGGAGTGTTCCCGGACGAACACGCACGCTCGCCATGGCAATTACAGGCTCAGGTCGCGCTTGGCCGAGATCTTCGACGACAGGCCGTGCACGTGCACGAAGCCCTTCGCCGAGGACTGGTCGAAGCTGTCGCCCTCGTCGTAGGTGGCGAGGTTGAAGTCGTAGAGCGACGTGGGGCTGCGCCGGCCGTTGACGGCGATGTGCCCGCCGTGCAGCACCATCCGGATCTCGCCGGTGACGTGCTCCTGGGTATGCGCGACGAACGACTCCAGCGCGCGCTTGAGCGGCGAGTACCACAGGCCGTCGTAGACCAGCTCGCCCCACTTCTGGTCGGTGCCGCGCTTGTAGCGGCCCAGTTCGCGCTCGAGGGTGACGTGCTCGAGTTCGGTGTGGGCGGTGATCAGCACCATCGCGCCGGGCGCCTCGTAGATCTCGCGGCTCTTGATGCCGACCAGGCGGTCCTCCACGACGTCGAGCCGGCCGACACCCTGGGCACCGGCGCGCCGGTTGAGCTCCTCGATGGCCTGCAGCACCGTGACCGGGCGCCCGTCGATGGAGACCGGCACACCCTTGTCGAACCCGACGATCACCTCGTCCGGCGAGCTCCAGTTGATGGTGGGGTCTTCGGTGTAGTCGTAGACGTCCTTGGTGGGGGCGTTCCAGAGGTGCTCGAGAAACCCGGTTTCCACGGCGCGGCCCCAGACGTTCTGGTCGATCGAGAACGGTGAGCGCTTGGTGACGTTGATCGGGATCGCGTTCTCCTCGGCGAACGCGATTGCCTTCTCGCGGGTCCACGCGTAGTCGCGCACCGGGGCCAGCACCTCGAGATCGGGTGCCAGCGAGGCGAATCCGACCTCGAAGCGCACCTGGTCGTTGCCCTTGCCGGTGCAGCCGTGGGCGACGATGCCGCCGCCGTGGTCCCGGGCGGCCTTGACCAGGTGCTTGACGATCAACGGGCGGCTGATGGCCGACACCAGCGGGTAGCGGTCCATGTAGAGCGCGTTGGACTGGATGGTCGGCAGGCAGTACTCGTCGGCGAACTCGTCGCGGGCGTCCACGACGACGGCTTCGACCGCGCCGCAATCCAGCGCGCGCTGGCGCACCACATCCATGTCCTCGCCGCCTTGGCCGAGGTCGATGGCGACGGCAACGACCTCCTTGCCGGTTTCCTTGCCGATCCAGCTGATGGCCACCGAGGTGTCCAGCCCGCCGGAGTACGCCAAGATGACGCGATCGGACATGTGTTGTTCTCCCTTGCTCGTCTTACTTCAGGTTCTCGAAAGTCATGGCCAGCTCCGCGCCGGTCATCGGTTCGCGCGCCATCACGAAGATGGTGTCATCCCCGGCGATGGTTCCCACCACGTAAGGCAGGGCGGCCCGGTCGATGGCGCTGGCCAGGTAGTGC from Mycolicibacterium tokaiense includes the following:
- the argH gene encoding argininosuccinate lyase: MSTNEGALWGGRFADGPSAALAALSKSTHFDWVLAPYDVTASKAHARVLFNAGLLTEEQRDGLLAGLDSLGEDVADGSFGPIATDEDVHGALERGLIDRVGPDLGGRLRAGRSRNDQVATLFRMWLRDALRRVADGALAVVGALAVQAAAHPTAIMPGKTHLQSAQPVLLAHHLLAHAHPLLRDVDRIVDFDVRTAVSPYGSGALAGSSLGLDPDAIAADLGFARAADNSIDATAARDFAAEAAFILAMIAVDLSRLAEDIILWSSTEFGYVTLHDSWSTGSSIMPQKKNPDIAELARGKSGRLIGNLAGLLATLKAQPLAYNRDLQEDKEPVFDSVAQLELLLPAMAGLVGTLTFDEQRMAELAPAGYTLATDIAEWLVRQGVPFRVAHEAAGAAVKTAEGRGVGLDELTDDELAGISPALTPEVRDVLTVDGSVSARDARGGTAPVQVAAQLGTVRDTVDSLRLRLRR
- a CDS encoding argininosuccinate synthase — its product is MSDRVILAYSGGLDTSVAISWIGKETGKEVVAVAIDLGQGGEDMDVVRQRALDCGAVEAVVVDARDEFADEYCLPTIQSNALYMDRYPLVSAISRPLIVKHLVKAARDHGGGIVAHGCTGKGNDQVRFEVGFASLAPDLEVLAPVRDYAWTREKAIAFAEENAIPINVTKRSPFSIDQNVWGRAVETGFLEHLWNAPTKDVYDYTEDPTINWSSPDEVIVGFDKGVPVSIDGRPVTVLQAIEELNRRAGAQGVGRLDVVEDRLVGIKSREIYEAPGAMVLITAHTELEHVTLERELGRYKRGTDQKWGELVYDGLWYSPLKRALESFVAHTQEHVTGEIRMVLHGGHIAVNGRRSPTSLYDFNLATYDEGDSFDQSSAKGFVHVHGLSSKISAKRDLSL